Proteins encoded within one genomic window of Melospiza georgiana isolate bMelGeo1 chromosome 24, bMelGeo1.pri, whole genome shotgun sequence:
- the SERINC2 gene encoding serine incorporator 2 translates to MGACLGVCSLLSCVSCLCGSAPCLLCGCCPSAKNSTISRLLFTFFLFLGTLVSIIMIIPGVEKELHKLPGFCEGSGSVLGVQTKVDCSSFLGHKAVYRMGFAMAAFFCLFAVLMVCVRSSKDPRAALQNGFWFFKFLVLVGITVGAFYIPDGTFTSVWFYFGVVGSFLFILIQLVLLIDLAHSWSQRWLHNAEEGSAKGWYAALCTVTFIFYAASITAIVLLYVYYTKPEGCTEGKAFISINLILCLIVSVVSILPKIQEAQPHSGLLQASLITLYTIYVTWAALANVPSQRCNPTLLLRNSTGSATATEPLTTWWDAPSIVGLVIFILCTLFISLRSSDHPQVNKLMLTEESGAGAGAGPGGAEEGGVHRAYDNEQDGVSYNYTFFHLCLLLAALYIMMTLTNWYRPDDSLQELSSPWTAVWVKISSSWAGLLLYLWTLVAPLLLPDRDFS, encoded by the exons ATGGGGGCCTGTCTCGGGgtctgctccctgctcagctgc GTGTCATGTCTCTGTGGCTCTGCCCCGTGcctgctctgtggctgctgcccctcGGCCAAGAACTCCACCATCTCCCGCCTCCTCTTcaccttcttcctcttcctcggCACCCTCGTGTCCATCATCATGATAATCCCGGGCGTGGAGAAGGAGTTGCACAAG CTCCCTGGTTTCTGTGAAGGCAGTGGCTCAGTGCTGGGGGTGCAGACCAAGGTGGACTGCAGCAGCTTCCTGGGCCACAAGGCCGTGTATCGCATGGGCTTCGCCATGGCCGCCTTCTTCTGCCTCTTTGCTGTGCTCATGGTGTGCGTGAGGAGCAGCAAGGACCCACGGGCTGCCCTGCAGAATGG CTTCTGGTTCTTCAAGTTCCTGGTGCTGGTGGGGATCACAGTGGGCGCCTTCTACATCCCTGATGGCACCTTCACCTCAG TCTGGTTTTACTTCGGTGTGGTCGGCTCCTTCCTGTTCATCCTCatccagctggtgctgctcatCGACCTGGCGCACTCCTGGAGCCAGCGGTGGCTGCACAACGCGGAGGAGGGCAGCGCCAAGGGCTGGTACGCAG ccctctgcACCGTCACCTTCATCTTCTACGCCGCCTCCATCACAGCCATTGTGCTGCTCTACGTCTACTACACCAAGCCTGAGGGCTGCACGGAGGGCAAGGCCTTCATCAGCATCAACCTCATCCTCTGCCTCATCGTCTCAGTTGTGTCCATCCTCCCCAAGATCCAG GAGGCTCAGCCACACTcggggctgctgcaggcatCCCTCATCACCCTCTACACCATCTACGTCACCTGGGCCGCCCTGGCCAACGTGCCGA gCCAGCGCTGTAACCCCACgctgctgctgaggaacagCACTGGCTCAGCCACGGCCACCGAGCCCCTGACAACCTGGTGGGATGCCCCGAGCATCGTGGGGCTGGTGATCTTCATCCTCTGCACTCTCTTCATCAG CCTGCGCTCCTCGGACCACCCGCAGGTGAACAAGCTGATGCTGACGGAGgagagcggggccggggccggggccgggccgggcggggcggaGGAGGGCGGAGTGCACCGCGCCTACGACAACGAGCAGGACGGAGTCTCCTACAACTACACCTTCTTccacctgtgcctgctgctcgCCGCCCTCTACATCATGATGACCCTCACCAACTGGTACAG GCCGGAcgacagcctgcaggagctgagcagcccctggacAGCCGTGTGGGTGAAGATCTCCTCCAGCTGGGCCGGGCTCCTGCTCTACCTCTGGACCTTGGTGGCTCCGCTGCTGTTGCCGGACCGGGACTTCAGCTGA